The genomic window TATTGGTGGATTAGGACATTATCAGGATTGTAATGGTAAAATTTACTGATAATTTTTAATAAAAgttattaaataaaatttaaaaaatactcttTTTGATGGAGGCATCTGTTAACCACTCGACTGGACTGGATTAAACTGGGAACCTATTAATTTTCCAACAGTCAGCCTTTGGTAATTTTGGTCCATTGTTGAGCCTGTGTGACCTGACAGTTCCACACTATTGGCACTAGTACGGCCTCATTGTTGGTAGTGTGGCTGTTCGAGCATGTTAAATCTGCTGTGGAGACTCTTGCACTCTAATTAACTTGAATTTGGACTTCATTGTTACAAAATCCATGATTACTGTGCACTATTTTATTGTTGTGAGGGCAAGAAAATAAATGCTAGCaccatttatttatgtttgttggAGCAATGTTAGAATCATGACATTAATGGGATGGTGACTGTTGATTAATGCTGGTGGTTAATATGTATTGTGGACTATTACAGCACATTGTAAACACTGTATACTGTTATGCAGTCAAGTAAAACATCTTCTCTAGACCTTACACATGCAAAATAACTTTGCCAGTCAGCTCTACTCCTGCTGAATTCCCACTCCTAACTGTATTGATGAAAAAGGtgtttttcacagtaaattTAGAGAAATTATGGTCTAAGTAGTTGCTCGGGACTGCTGCAAGGGTAGAAAAAAGGTGTTACTCATTTACTTTCCCTGGCTAAATTTCCTCTGAGCTGCCCAGGGATTCAGATCAGTGACCTTCCAATCAAAATCCTGCTTCTGTGACTTTGAGGTATTGCTCCCTGTTTCTCTTCTGTCCTTCTTAAATGCACCAAACCCTAGGCTCCCTTTTTATTGTTCACCATTTCCCCAGCAGTTATTTATCTGCctatattaaaacacaaattatatTTATCATACTAGTATTAGTACTTTTATGGGCTAAATGGGAGAGGACAAATACCGGAAACATCCCATGAAAAACTGCCTTGAATTAAATTCTAAATGCAGGGTGAGTCATGTTCAGTCGAATGACTTGAATCCGGCTGTTCATCTCTACTGGTTTTATTGGTGTCACTTGGTTCTGACGTCAGCGTTCACATCAGAAGTCTAAGGCTGAATGAACTGCTGCAGTTAAATGTGTGCTGTTCCTTTCCTTTCCACCTGATCATTTTCattgatgagggaaaaaaaaatctgtgtttgtgtctgtgtatgtgtttccaATATGGATTTCACATGATAAGATAAGAGTGTCAgtaattctttctttcattttcaatcCCTTCGATGAATGCTGTTCGGTACCTGAGCGATTGACAggttttcttattcttattctacAGGTATGCTACATCCAGTAACCGCTCAGCAGAATTTAATGCACCAGCATCCTGCAGTCACCACATGTGGCTGCAGaagttgctgctgcagctgctcagtATAAGTTACATAGTGTTTAAAAACTCCACCACAGTCTCTTGAGGTTTTATTGACACCAGCATCTAACCAGAACTGCATGTTTGGAAGGTGTGTAACTAATAATTATCTTCATCATTGATTAGCTGCTTGAGTTTTAGTTTATGGAATGTCAGGAGATAACCATGTTCCTGGAACCCAAGGAGTCAACTTTCAAATGCTGAAACACCCACAGGGATTTGGTCTTAATGATATCAAATAGGGAAACCACAAATCATAAGATTGGAGATACTGGAACCTACAAATATTCTGCACATTTATCTGATAAATTGCTCTTAAAATGTGACACGTAGTATAAATGTTATGTCAATGTGGATAAGATAACTAAATGCTGATGACTCCATCTGTTTACTGATGTCTTActgaacattttgaaatgtttttcaatGCTCTTAAAACATTCAATTATTAAAATTgatgttgattaattttctgttgatataCTTATTGGTTGATCAGCTGATCGTTTCAGTATTTATGTTGATTCTTCAGGCCTCAGCTATGCTGGTTGCCACTCGATCCCCAGTTTCATTGTCTCAAAAAAATCTAAGTAGTTGATTTCCCCAGTTGCAGATGCAGCGTGGAGCTGTGAGGCAGGACTTCGGTCGTCTTCTTGCACTGGTACTCTGTACCGTATCTACAGTGTGCAGGTGTAGTAGTTCCCTGCTGAGCTAGAGGTGCAGAAACCTccttgtcttttcctctgtcaaTCCCCGAGGGGTAAAGCGAGAGACACAATGAGTGAAAGCGAGAAAGGATTTTGCTTCATCTGCATTGCTCTGCTCTGTATTTCTCATTCAGCAATTAGTCATCCCTCCACTCATCTGTCATGTCCCCTAATCTCTCCCACACTTTCTCTGTCATCCTGTTGGCTTTTGCTGCCTCTGTACCTTTTATTAAAGTGCACTCTCCATCATACCACTGAGCCTTTTGGGTAAATGCTGGTTTCCTGTTGTCCCCTTACTGTCTCACACttccctcactgtctctctccccccccctcAAATGTTCAGCCCctcaccctcttctctctctctctttttttatctgtcaATCAGCCTCCCTGTCTCCCCTCATAATCTCCCCACCTCTCTGTGAGTCCTCAGTGTCCTTGTTAGTTCTGTAGTTTGCCCTTGCTCTGTGTTATGTGCAGTGTCctgagtttgtgtgttctgCGCCGCTACCACTAATACAACTGGACCTGTGTTATTCTAGCCCTGcggcgcacacacacgcacaccctcAATCACCCAACAAAGTCCTTACCATAGCAGTATGTCTCATCATTGTACCTGCAGTGTGTGAGcgtaaatctgtgtgtgtgcgcctgtctCTGTGAATTAGTTTTCACTTTACACCATGTCAGGGAGAAATAATGTGTAATGCACTCTCAGCAGATAACTGGTGAGGAAAAATGCTGTTTCCAATACGTTAGcgggctctctctctctctctctctcacacacacacacacacatgaacatacacacacgaaccaagagcattttatttttttgcaattacactgtaaaaattaAACTGCCGGATTAGTGTCATTACTCTTTGCAGGCGTTTAATTAAGAGCGTTTCTCCTTTATCTTCCCGTCCacccttcttttctttcctctgtttctctccataCCTCTTATTGTTGTTTGTCCTCTGCACTTTTATTGAATGTCTGGTTTATTGATGCATCCCCTCTTTCTATGCGGATTCATATTCTTCACCTTTCTCACTTTTTtggtttcttctttttcaagggcaaaaaacataattttacttttttcagaCTGTGCCTTCTGGCTTCTACTTATTTCTAAGATAAAAAGTTGAAAGAGAGCAAAGCACAGAACTGCCCGAAAGAATTAGACTGCAGTTTTCCTGAGAACACCTGAATGTTGGTTGAAAACTGCAGCTGGATCAACTGATAAGTTTTTGACTaaaggtagaaggagatgagttaaacagctctctTTGGATATGCATTAAATTGTTTGAGTGAGTGATTAAATTTCTGTTTCAGGTAAATGAAAATTATAGTATTGTCAAAGAAAATGGACAACATCGACCTTTGTGCCATCATCTGCCAAACTGAACTCATCCAACACCTGCCCTGCTCGatggtcgccattttgacagtgatgatgacatcattgctgctgtggaccattttatcagacagtgctgacttgtcattttcattaattaatcaataatcaattaattacctgaaacagaaagttGTTAACTTCAAATTTTCTGCATAATCATCCAGAGTTGAGCTGCACATGCATGTAACAAGAGTGGTTTAATGTACACAGAGCATAGTAAAACTGAAATGCGATGTAGAAATTCTTAAGGGGTGAACTAAAAGAGGCTGTGGTATGAAGGAGTTACAAGTGACTGCTAAATCACGTATGCCCATCCAATATCACTAGAATATTTGATTATAGTACATGCAGGCcaaattaatgtgttttgtttacagaaCCTTCTTCTCAAACTGAAAATTCTTTAGGCTTCAGAATCCCTCAACATAAAAACAGAGAATTAAGGAGGATTTATGCTTGTTCAGGAAGTGGTTAAAACAGCTATGCCACAACCCCTTAACGCACAGAAATTTCAGAGCGAGTACAACGTTAAGTTGAAGAAAGGCTCCGCAGTCTTCTCCTTTTCAATGACAAACAACGAGCTAAGCCATCTCCACTGCAAACCCTCTGCTCATCATGAAAGACTCTCCGGTGAATCAAAGAACATAAACACAGCAACTGCACAGCAGCTGTGTACtattaagaaataaaagaagGCAAGCATTCCTGCAGTTGCCCCATATATcacaaaggaaatgaaagactCTAAACTCAGTAACTAGGGGGAATATAAAGCAGAGTAGAGTTTATAAAGTGTGGGTATCTTTGGAAGCAGCCCGTCCTCTTTCTGAGCATGTATTATCACAAAGTGCATTTTGTTACAGACGGtattactgttgtttttgtaatgatTGAACATGAAGGAACTATATTTCCaccatttcctcctttttcacCAAAATCCAATTATTCACAGCTTTCTTACTCCTGTTCCTTCCCTCCATTTTTACTCTCTAAATCTCTCACTCTATTTCTACTATTTCTATTTCTCCTTTTCCAGCCTGTAGTCCCTCCACATCCTTTTCGTCTATTCATTTTACCTTCTATTTTCCATCCACAAATGTACTCTCTGAACCTTCTCCCTCCTGACTGCCCCCCTCTCTGCACTCAGGACTATGGTCTCCCTCTGATGTTACCTTGGTCACAGCACAGTCACAGGAGCAGATTATTCATTGTACTGATTTAATGAAAGAGAACTGTTTGTTTGAGTTTAAGTATAATTGGAGGACTGATAATGAAATATTGAGGAACCAGTGTACATACTCAAACAAAATCTCATTTCCgttttttcaaaattcattttgtgtctttgagGGGACCAAAGAAGAGTATGATGACAGTAAGTTGCATTCTCATTTAAGACGACAATGCTTTTATTTCCATGTTACTACTATCCAATCTGACCTTATGGTTTAAACTAACCAGGTCACATGTCATCTGACTACACCATAAAGGCAAAAGAGTTTCTACCTGTTCAGAATGGCTACACTCAAATCCAGGGTGAAAAGCAATGCAGCTTCTTCCTGGCTGCATACTGCTGCCTCTCTAATCTCCCTAAAGAAGTCTGCTGTCTTTGTTATTATCTTCACACAGTGAATTGTACAATGggcaaaacagcacacactttCAGATGTGTCTTTCTTGAAGGCATTCATGGTGTTGCACTCGACTGCACATGATGTGTGACAGTAATAATGATAAGTGTCATTTTGCCTACTGTCACACCTCCGCACAGCTGGTCATTGGCTGCATGAAGTGGCTGTGCTTGTTAAATTGTTGGTTTTCAGATGGTTACAAAAATTGTCAGACACAAAAGACAATTGTCCATCGCACGTCCTCGTTAATCTTTTCATCACAATCCCAATCCACAGTTTATTATCGTTGTAAAGCCAAACCTATTCATGGCTTATTCGTCTTCAGATGGGTCTGACCCTCAGACTTTCTACATCAGCTTGTCGGGTTGGCAGTCTAAGTAATTCTTTAATGTgttaactctctcctctttttcccgcatgctccttctctctcttatatctccccctctcctcctccccttccagCTCCATGCTGTCCCCCCTTTACCAGGACCATGGCGGCTCGGTGGCGTGGCCCCAGACGtcgtcctgctcctcctcatctcAGGGCCTCCACCGACCACTTCGCTGCCACCCTCCCCCAATCAGCGGGAGCAGCGTGGGTCCCAACCCCACCTACTATCATGCTGTTTATGACGTCCGTGTGGAGCAGTACAGAGAAGTGCCCTTCACCGGTGGAGGGGGCAGCTATGGGGTTCACTCGGGCCGGAGCTCCATGTCCCTGGTCACCAGCAACACCGACCCCATGGTCCCATTGATCCGCCGGAGGGGAGGACTGGTGGACCACCGGGATGTCATCCTGGCACATCAGGCCCACAAACTGCACAACACACCCCAGGCCAGGAGGAAACAGTGGGAGTGAGTacagtttactttttttttcttaacaacTGGTGATCACAGTAGGGTTGTGGAGGACCTGCCGGTTCCTTTACTCATTTTCACCTTTGTAAATTGGTGTTTGAAGGTTCTTTTAAAGATATCCTCAATCTTCCCCCTGATACTGTACGTTTTAGGGAATGGATCatgatttttaaattttcaaataGTCGTTAGATTATTAGTTTTCATTGAttttcaaataatatttttgctttgcttGAAATACCCATCCCTCGTAAGTTTATGCTGTCAATTATAATATTTGAAATTTTCTGACTTCTGAAAAATCTCTTTCATATGGCAAATGGTTTAAAATATTACTCTATGCACTAGCCTTTGGTGGCCATCGCTGCAGCTAATTATGAACTGCTGAACATATTATCACATTTCCACGAAGCATAATCTTTAGTTTCTGATAGCTGCAAACCTTCAAGCTTGGTGATTGAATGCTTCTTACCAAAATACTACTTTGGAGTCATAGTTGATTTCTCCATTTGACTTTTGCTAAACTAATCAAGAACCAGACATCTTCTAATGCATTTGCTCATCTTTGGTGCAACCAGATGAATTCTATGCCCATCCAAGCATCGAAGTCTTTAAGATCTAAGTCAACCAACACTGTCTTTGTGAAAagtgaaatgttattttacttCTAGAACTCTAGATGTTTAACGTAACACCTGCCATTTTGCTACTCTACATGGTTGAGCAGTTGATGTAGTATGTAAGGGAGAACCTGGCTAatttacacacactgctgctgggtttgaggctgatgagagcagagaggctgaaccaaaacagtaaatgtcctgtcaaactaaaacaaagagCTAGAAGAAGCGAAAAAGCTCAGTAAGGCTGCAGGTATTGGCTGATACTTCTTGGTGAGTTACCTACTTTCAGCAACCACTTTTATGCTACATGTAGTTAttggatttattttgaattttgaatctaaaaatatttattggCATAACTGTAAACTGAAGTTAAAGTGGTGAATGTTTTAACAGGGAACTGGGAACAGCAGTGGAGCTGAaaacagtgtgtaaataaaactcATGGTAATTGCATCACGGTATCAGCTAATCAGCTTATGTCAGAACATCAAGGAGTGCTCTCCCACCAcctttctatctctctgtccATCCCTCTATCTGCCTCttaccctccctcctcctcctcctgtttcccaTGGAGATATTATTCATTATCCCCCAACTTGTATCTCATAGTGCAACAACTCCTTCAGCTTATCTGTTACCTGCCTAACACAGGATTCTCTACAGGTTACCTAGAGACACGGGGAAGAGCCATAAAACATAATTACTATTGTTCAACACTAATTAGGTAATCGTATCTGGGATCTAGCAGTCCTAACAATGTCCCAGTTGATCCAAGCCATAATTATCAAAACCATGATGTAGACTCTTCATGGAAACTTTAGGAAATAAGTGCTGCAAAGGAGGTTCATATACATATAAGGTTGCATGTCAAATAGAAGCATTTTCAGCATTCAGCTCATTTATATGTGAGTTTTCAAAGCAGAACCAAACAGGCACAACTGCAGCATTAGCCAAACGTTTTGCAGCATTAGCCAAACCTTCTCAAAAGACCATGACAATTTCTATCAAATAAAGTCACTTTCACATGTCTTTAATTGATATGGATACGTTTTGAAACTACACAACAAGGATATGATGTGGAGGCTGAGTGTAGTTTCAGAATCTTGTATttagtatatatgtatataggtATGGTAGAAGAAGAACAACAGACTAAACaatgcaacattttattttactcaacAGAAAAAGCGTTTGTTCTTTGCTCCTTTATATCAGACCTCACGATGTCTATATAATCCAAGGATGGAGAGAGTTAACTTTCCAGTTGGGCATGCATCAGATGGTAATTTAGCAAACAAGAATGAATAGGAATCTTCCTTACACGACCAATAAATCATGTCCAAATGGTGTTAGAGCTTTTAGTCTAAAAGTGATTCAAACAACTAAGGAAATCAATAGCTGTAGGTCTTCATCGATTGAACGTCAGTCACACAAACCAGCACAATCTGAAAGGAtgcttctttgtttgtttgtaaaagaCAGTTTAGGCTCACAAAATCTTTTCTTCAACAACACAGTGTATTTGTAGATCTAGATGgtctagattttttttattgggGAGGGGGGTTCAGGCCTATTTGTATGTATTCCAGTCTTAAAACACTTGAAAAGTTTTAGGTTTACTTTGTTAAGAGTGGGACTGTTAATCCCACTAACACATAAATTAGCATCTGATGTTATATgattttaatgataataatttcatttcatggcAACACCAAAGAAACTTTACAGCTGccatacacatatacatttatatattagAATAGAAGTAAGCTCTTTGTGTAGTGTCTTTCTGTTGTGAGTCACACACGACTCAGAGTCTCCAGGTTTTTCTTGCAATCAAAAGCTACAGCAGCTGATTGGACTGAGTAACACACCTTCAGAGAACAGGAAGTAAtcagtgaaatgaaagtgaGTTTGGCTGCAGTAAGAACATGCAGACTCTTGACTTATGATGCCACATGGTTGAGGACAGTTTGTAACACTTGCTCTAAACATTACCTGAGTTGACTCTGTTACCACCCTCTGACCAAGGTTGACTTTTTCTGTCACATGTCCTTGAGCCTGCCGAGTCCTGAGCTTTGTAACGGAGGTAGTGGGTTGTGACTGTGAGGTACTTTGCATTgcctcgtgtgtgtgtgtgtgcgtgtgtgtgttttgacagacaaaCAAGCAGAAAGACGGGCAGGCAGACAGCTGCTGACCCAGTTGCAGATCAGACCAGGTGTGTCAGCGAAGCCTCGGGGGGTGaagctgatttttattagacATGACAGGTTAAAACCCCACTTACCTTGTCATCCAGTAGATCCATGGATGGAAAGATTGCCTATGGGTTAGATAGATTTTATTACCCACTggtcctgtgtgtctgtctgcctttccCCTTTTCTGTCACTCCGTCTCTTTTAATGCCCTCCCAGTCTCTAAGGTAGTACATCTCGACTACCCGATCACACCCAAAAGGCATATACTGCAACAGGACCAATAGCTGCAGCAGCTCGTCTGTCCTCTGCTATTATTCCCCTCTAATTGTGATTGAGAGCATGTTTGTTGCTTCTGCTGCATCACCTGTCTCTACTGTCCCTTTGTGCAGTGAGTTCATTATTGGCAGAATACAAAGATGCCATATGTTGCCAGAAATGATAAAATCAATCAACTAACACACCTGAATAAGAACATGTTAGTTAATTAAAATTGGATGAGATGTGATGAGATTTCCACGAGGGAAATTAGTATTATACATACATAGACAAATAAAGCAGGGTTAGAAAGTTATGTACACATTTGAAGTTTATGTGATCCGTCAACATGTTAACGTTCTGACCTATAAGTACTCAGTGGTCATGAGTCAAACCATCCATCTTCAACTTCATTTTGATCTCAGCTACACATCTATAAAGTTTTATGACTGTCTCTTGCACGGTTGTGATGCTATTGTAGTGAACAAATGTGTCCAGACGACCTCTGTGGCAGTTCGTGCGACAGTGGGTGTCTCTAGGACCACGTTGTGCCATAAAgaccacataaacacacagactcacagggTGACTGGTAAAGAAAATATAACATGATGCTACACAGGTAGATAAGATAATTACAGTCTTATTACAGTGTCTGCAGCTTTTAGAACTGAGCTGGTAGTTCAGTTCAAAGACAGatgaaatacaacacattgttttcaaCAGCTGGATAAATCCATCTGTGCAAATAAAAAGAAGCCccagtaaaatattcataattCTTGTGGTTTTGCAATACCCTGTGGAGAGTTACAGCTTTTGAGAAGTGTTAGGATGTCAGCCTCTGACTGGAAGCTGGGGACACTGTCAGATAAAGTGTGTTCTTGGAGACTGTCCTgaccaaaacaaaagaaaaaaaaagacagcactggttactgtttattttttcgTCACAATCACTTAACTTAAAACAATTAATTTGAACCTCATGGGGGTGTTAGAGGAGAAAGTAAGGGTAGAATCATTTGGATTTCTCCTCTTGGAAACATCTGTACAAACTTTCATGTTAAagctgctgagatatttcagtttcatACCCACAGACCACCATGACCATCcatagagccatgctgctaatGACCTGTGGGCTCAACCATATGATATAAttttagttttgtgtgtgtgtaagtgagagGTAACATCACATTTGATTTCCTTACCCTATTTTTTCCCAGACCCAGCCTTGAAAGTCAAACCAGACACTGTCCTGGTCAAACTCCTGTTTCTTTAACCTCTTTGTTACCACAGCACTCACTTACTGTAGATTTGTTTTTTAGGCTGTGACATTGCTAAAGGTCACAGTAAGATGAGAAAGCCTGTGGTTTGGAAAACATGGGTCAAAAATAGGCAAAGGCAGGGTGAGAGGGGAGAGTTGACCGCTGTACGTATTGACCTGCTGAGCAAGGAAACATGTCAACGgaagagattttatttttgtctttccaATTCCAATAACTGATCCAAAAGCTAGAGGACCACtccattattcattttaaataaacgAGGCATATCAACCTGCCATGTCCTGGTTGACATtgtgatttaaatgtaaaagtctTTTGGTATCTTTGTTTTATGGATCATGTGTTGTCACTAGaatgagaaatgaaagagaCCTCATTAAAACtctggcatcaaaaaaaaattaaacgcCACCTGCCTCCAGCAAAGAGAAATTACTGTAACCaattttttgttaatttgagGAATCACTCATCCAACCCTCTTCATTTTTGGACATCATTAAAAAGTCTCCCTAACAGTGAGAACagaattaacaaacaaaactaacagCAATAACAATCAGAGCATGAGTTCTTTGTGCGTCAAGGGGAAAaactttgattgtttttttggtgGTTGATGGTggtgatcacacacacacacttggatcTGTGTTTATAAGTTCACTGCAGTGGCACACTTGGACAAGAGAACCAGATTTTTAGTAGCATCCTGCAGTGATGcacacactgtgtttgacaTCAATCATACCTAATAAAATCAGCTGTCTCCTGCCCTGTAAAATCAGCACCCCCACTGTCATAGTGACGACTTTGTTATGGAGAGGACAATCCAGATAGTGTTCATTTCTAAGTTTACATTTCTCCAAATTCACATTCTCTCTCATAATATTTCCTTAATGAATGCAGTGCAGTTTGAGTGTATGGATTAATGGACTGTAAGTGACTTTTTATGAAATTGTTGACATTGACGTGTAATAAGaagaatggtgcctctgtctCTATCTAACTTcaagacttagaagtcattaaaaaccagtgttcatctctgatatccagccaaggaaactttgaaaatagcAGGAATTCCTAACAGAGTCTGGTGTGTTACGGTGACTAGATCAGGAAGCCGGGGATCTTGGGAAATATACACCGTTTGGCAATGTTTCAggtcagtgagtgggactacgcAGTCAGAGATTCGATCAAGAGGCTgatagactttgttttctgtacatgaaaaccatttAACTGCTCAGACTTGGAGTCAAACCGAATTAATTACCACTGATGGCGGCCGAGGCTGTTGCTGCTCAATAAAGTTACTTTGTTTTGCTTGAGAAAGATAATACTGAATTCATGAAGCTGAAATAGGTAATGTGATACAAAATCCGCAAAACACCTGTTCATAACAGGCGATGTTCTGCCGTCACTCAAAGCcccaaaatgaatgaaaataaagtaacaaaatcaGCAAAGCAaaactttctttctgttttttcttctgtccatctctctcctcttttgtctcaacatttctttccttctctttctcctcagtgGAGATGAAGGTGGCAGCCACTTGCAGTGTCTTCACACCAAAGCTACTACTTCATGCCAAAATCTGTCACTCCCACACCATCAACACATGCCCACAAAccaccatgtgtgtgtatttgtgtatttttatcatGGTGTGATCTGATAGaacacactttctctttttcattcattgCAGGTAACAAATGTTACATAAAAAGTTAAGGCAGTTGAAGTTACTTTagatctgtttttattgttaccATATGTGTATGATATGTATGAACTTATCTTATGGTGTTAAATGGtgttaaatgttctttttagaTCAGCTCCGGTAAATTGTACTTGTGTTAACTGCTGTCCTCTGCGAGCACAGTGGCCTGGCTGCAATGAGGTCTGATGAACATCCAAAGACACTGAAGTCTGAAGGTCTGGCCTCAATTATTTGGCTCTTGGTAAAAACtttttgcaaaaacaaacagactcTCTGATTCAACATGTCGCACTTGGCACCAAATTGCCTTGGAGGaaccctctctcccctctgcaCAGTGTTGTGAGACACCATGTAGttaatccaaaatgtatttgacaAAACCATCGGGTATAAGTGAAACGTTAATCGTTTTTGGAGACAGGGGTGTGTGAGTTGCAGTTggtagacatttttttaataaaggaAGGAGAAAGTAAATGCTCCTCCCTCTGAATCTGtctctccgtctctccctcAGTGACTGtctttctgttgtgttgtattAGTGCCAGcatcagtcagtttgtttcGCTGGCTCGGCGACGCCGCTCTGCTGCCAGCTGCACTTCTGACTGGAGAGTGCACATCActcattttaatatttactcttcttctccctctctccttctacCTCTCCAACCCATTCATCCATTAATCCTTTTCACTCCTTTCCTCAtatttctttccctccatcctctTATGTATCTTCCACTCTACCTCCTGTCCATTCATTTATTGAATGGACCacccttccctccttcctcttccttacttctttttcatccttccttttctctcgCCCTCATTTCTCCACACATATCACTCTCCTTCCCTTACGtacctttctgtctctgtcactctgaACATTAGTATTCTGATTAGCAGCAGAAAGTCACTGCTGTTTTTGATAAACTGATGTGACTGTGTATCTGTGAAACCTCATTTTTTGAACCCAAGGTTCAAAAAATTCCTCTATCCACTACACTGATTTCATAGCATTGAATACAATTATAAAAAGTTATAAAGTGAGTTAAAGtttgcacacatacagtacgtCACCGTGTTAAGCAGCTTCTGCTGGTTTTGGGTTGATGTTGCATGTGTTGTTTGTCCAACCATCCTTAGCAATGTCAACAATGTTGCACTACTTTGCTCCTGAGCAGATAGTTATTCACATGATAGCAAGAGGCTGCTTCTcaggaaaatgtaaacacaggttgttttaaatgtttgaggAAATGAACGGTGCTGTTGTTGGTCTGTTGTGGACACTCTTGAATTATCAGAAGccttcacctgtctgtcaatCTGCCCTTCTCTTTATGCCACTCCTTACCCAAATCCTAAATGTCTCACCATGCAAACTCGCAGAGGACTGAAGCTtagtgtgaggaggaggtgttgg from Lates calcarifer isolate ASB-BC8 linkage group LG5, TLL_Latcal_v3, whole genome shotgun sequence includes these protein-coding regions:
- the LOC127142446 gene encoding uncharacterized protein LOC127142446, which translates into the protein MLSPLYQDHGGSVAWPQTSSCSSSSQGLHRPLRCHPPPISGSSVGPNPTYYHAVYDVRVEQYREVPFTGGGGSYGVHSGRSSMSLVTSNTDPMVPLIRRRGGLVDHRDVILAHQAHKLHNTPQARRKQWEMARFGDELPNRYGGGGGGGGGGGGGGAGGQGGPGRGGSRQGGPPGAQRMYKQSMAQRARTMALYNPIPVRQSCLTVNRSLFLFSEDNVVRKYAKKITEWPYPFISYAEQPAKVLGL